DNA sequence from the Centropristis striata isolate RG_2023a ecotype Rhode Island chromosome 17, C.striata_1.0, whole genome shotgun sequence genome:
GATTTGGTTATCATTCGTTAGGAAATCTAACTGCTGAGATTTGAGACATTCTAGTGAACAAATGAGCTAAGTGTTATTGTTGTAAGTGTCTTGGCAAATTTAGTCTTCATGCATTTAAGAAATATGTCTAGAAGCATCTGCCAAGTCACCGGCCAgaagtgcatttatttttaaagccaatttacaatattttctttattgttttgtgcacaacatcagatgcacaaaatacaattaaaaggaaataataaaaaataaaattgactttgaaaaaacaacagaaaagcaGCTTAATGTTTAGAAATTgatgaacagaaacaaaacaataaaaatatatttcctcAAAGAAtaaatggaaacaaaacaagaagaaaaaaataaatgtagtaaaacatttaatatatatatatatttactggaATATTAGCAGGTGAACACAACTTGTTCTGtcacttttcattttaaatcagaTACTGGACCAACAAAAGCCTTTTTATGTTATAAGGATTTAATTTTCTTGGAGCACAGCGACAATAAAACGTGTTCATTTTTTGCCGTTATCGTGGAAAACATGTAAAACTACCAGTGCAGCCCtttaaactttacatttttcatgtttcataaGCCTGTGATCTCTGTACATTTCTCAATATGGTGCTACAAAACCCTGACAGTTGACTTGAACTTGgcgacattttaaatataaaactacaaatgcaataaaaggctttttttttttaaacaacgcACTTTTTTCCACTAAATTGCTAAGAAACGATCCTCTGCAACAGCTCACTGTAGTAACAAACGACCCATTCATAAATATTGCACTGATGTGAACTCTCATGGGTTCAAACAGACTAAATTTCCTCTCCAGCTTCACAGGCTTTCATCTTCATGTTGTGAccaaacttttcttcttttttttttttaaatcaccctTCAGTCGACAggaaaccaaacacacacacacactctctgataGATGTTTAATTATTGCTGTACATAGTGCTTACTGTATTTCCCACCAAAGTATGTTGGAGCTAAACTCTATAAagctctttgttttgttttatttttaattttttccagtctatgtattttttctctgtCCTTGGataagaagaagaggaagaagttgCTAATTAACTGTCtataaatgcagattttttgCAGCCATATTTATGACAGAATTTTTTCGCTTGCGACGTAAATCTAAAGCCTCCTCTTGTTGTCAGATTATCCTCGGACAGTGGAAGCTACTGGGTGACTTGTAACCACTAAGACCACTGTGTCtagctctgtctctctgctggtAGCCACGATTTTATTACTATGTCACATTTTActgcttttcattttattttattttctcctcttcttttgtcAGCCTTTGTGGTTTTGTAATCTAGATTGtaattattttacttaagtCATGATACTATCCCCTGGTTTTATTTACTGAGATGGGAGGGAATGGGACGATAATGATGTGTACATTAAAtattatggagaaaaaaaaacaaatgctttttaggattatgtttttatatggaAAAGTATATTCACCACTGATGATTTAACAGACGCAACAACAAggtttttttattgtctgtttaccccattttcaataaacaataaGGAGTTGAAATGTTTTATGCAGCGGCATGCTGCCCGGAGTGACAGAAAGGAAATGCAGTTTTCCTCAAAGAGGATCTATAACAATAAAGCGGTTAATAACATGTCTGTTACTGTAATGTGTATTTCTGTGCTCACACACTTTGAAATAAAGTCTCTAAACTAACTGGGAATTTCTGATTTTAATTcactacacaaaaaaggtatttcAGTACTTTCATGACAGCAGCAGTTATTTATGGAATGCTTTTTAACTcaatattaatgaataaaagTTAATGAGGCAAAAACTCATCGATGTActgtaaatatcaaaatatcaataAGTCAATAtagtcaaattaatttaattcattatttcataattcaacatttatttatttatttagggaACTTTTGTTTCTCCAttccaaaaagaaaagaaaaaacatccttttttcccttgcattttttttgttcagggacttttttactataatttatttatttatatttccaagtgcCCTGAAATTAGAAAAAGTGGTTATTAAAAATGTCCTTTatagaacacacacagacacagacacacacaatactgacctatttgtatatttatatttacattaatttatattttatatatttattcccttgtttatctatttattttataaatcatgattaatttacattttatacaaaacCATTACTTATAAATGAtatgttattttcattattattattattatgattattattattatcatattcatTATATTATACGTTTTTTGATTGAATTACAttcaaattattaataataaaatgtcattacATCATGAGTTCCTGTGGTTCttacctattttatacagtgtatggtACCTACATTTGAAATGGGCTTTTAACAGCCCTGGTATTTATTTGGAGAGAAAAATCGGCattattttctattaaaataattatgaaaaataaattataatatattatgttattaattgttttttaaacggaaaactacatttaaaaaatataaaaagaacaaaaaagaaatatctaTATTTCAAAGCTGTAGTTGCGCCTCCGGGGCAGCAGGTGGCGACAGGAGCTTGTTTAACGGttcagcagaagaagaagaaggcctAGCATAACAACAACACTGCTAGTGACGTTAGCTCGTTGGAAAAcgaactgtatttttttctgcttaatTGGGACCTATTAACAGGTGAGTAAAACAGCTGACAACAAACTGAACGGCTAACATACTTGTTAAGTTGTTAAACACGTCGCTACAATCGTTAAATAACGTGTTAATCAGTTTTTAGGTGTGTGTTAAACGTTAGCTTGCAGGCTAACATTAACGCTGCTCGCCTCAAAACGATAGTTGTCATAAATGTTTCGTCTAAAATCTGTGAAGCAGCTGCATGCAAATAGTCGGATATCTCATATAGATTAATATTTAGCTATAATTTGATGTTGCTGTCATCTTTAACGCTGCAAAACGGGGAGATTAATGCTACAGTAAGCTAGCTAATATACTCTGTATACTCTATATACgttatttttaacacaaatatTTAACGCTAACAGGAACATTTAGTGAtttctttgcatgtttttgtaacTTCTACTGATCTTAAAGGGCATTTTAGGGTGATTCTTTCAGGATTTCGACATTTATAGGTATTGTTTGCTGTGAattatgcagtggtggaatgtaaccgaGTGTATTTACTAAATAATTTAGTGCAAAGCTGATGtattttgtactttacttgagtatttcttcTCTGTGCAACTTTTTACTTATCGTGCAcaacattttaaaggcaaatattccACATTTTAGTTGAGAACTTTCTTCTCGTACCACTTTATGTACTTAAGGTAAATGTTGAGGTTAGATTTGTTGTTATATCTTGGAGACTATAAGAAAAAGGTAGTGAGCTGTCACCTTGAGTCGTTTCTTCTTTCCAAAATACATCTCGATACAAACCCTCATATCACAGGCTCTATCTCTGGATCAAGCAtacaataaacatattaaaaggAAACAGTCATaacataaatatagaatataaaaactgcaATAATTAGttaatatactatactatatatataagaGTTTGTTTTGTGTAGGGTGTGTAACAGATGTGCAATGATAATATtgctatatttttatatatatagcacCTTTAGAAACAATATtgacaaagtgctttgacaggtAAAGCAAAGCAAGAGAAGGCAAATAGCAGAACAAAAGCAATAcaaaggtaaggtaaggtaaaacTGTATTGTTGTCAGACAGTAGTAtaagacaaaagacataaaatacaagtacaacatacacacaagtgCAATAGTGCAAACAACATAGTTCCCAATTATTGCTCACTATTAAATGGAGTAGGATTATAAGAAGCATAACATCCTGACATCATTGCTTATTAAGAGCGGCAATAGCAGATGAGACAAAAGAGAACCTGAACCTATTGGTGCTGCATTTAGGGAAACTAAACCTTCATAATGATGGTAAAGGTGGAGACAAAATCATAGCAAGTCTAAGTATTGTTTTGCTGCTACGGACAATATAAATTattcaataataaattaattttaaaatatcttcattgaCATGAAAGTTTCAGGAACAATTTTGCCAAGGCATCAAAGAGAATCAATCAATGTTTGTCGAAATATTTCAACAGCACACAATCGTAATAATATGAACATTAACACAGTATTAGGATTGattgaaaataattatatatatacagtatgttttgtaaatttgtttagCTGCAATGTTAAGTATAATATGGAGACATATAGAATAATTATTTGAGTTACTATCTCTCAGGCTTTGATTTTAATAAATCACAGCCTGAGACTGCAATCTGTGCTGCATGAAGTTCCAATAAATGACCACCAGAGGGCGCTTATTGATCACTTTAACCACTAAATGTTACACGTGAAATATAAAcatgaggaaaatattgtaattAGTGATAAATATTGCACAGTACAGGTAGGTTCtatcaataaatagtaataaatataaagtattgAACAGTGGGTGGGAAGGAAGGAAGTCTGGGGGGTTGGACTGTGGgatcagtgcatgtgtgtgtttaggttgGTGATGGCTTTTGGAAATAAACTGTTTCTGAGTCTGTTAGTTCTGGTTTTGATGAGACGGCCAGAAAACAGCAGGTCAAACAGTCCAAATGTCAGGGTGTGAGCTGTCCTCTGTCATGTTTTGTGCTCTCTTGAGGCAGCGGGAGGTGTAAATGTCCATCAGGGACTAAGAGATCTCACAACAGCtgtctattttttctctttgcagGTACGCTGGAATTTTCTGATACCCACTCGGACATGTCATATGTCTTCATTAACGATTCTTCGCAGACCAACGTGCCTCTGCTGCAGGCCTGCATCGATGGAGACCTGCCCTTCGCCAAGAGGCTGCTGGAGACGGGATGCGACCCCAACATCCGGGACAACCGGGGACGCACCGGCCTGCACCTAGCTGCCGCCAGGGGCAACGTGGACATATGCCGCCTCCTGCACAAGTTCGGGGCAGACCTGTTGGCTACTGACTATCAAGGAAATACAGCTCTCCATCTGTGTGGTCACGTGGATACTATACAGTTCCTGGTGTCCAACGGGCTGAAGATCGATATCTGGTAAGTTCATGTGAAGTTCATTAAagtttttatcttctttaaAACCTTAAGTTCTCCCTTTAACTTCAGTATTATATCTGTTGTGTTGAGCTTATTTTCCGTTTTTAACTGAATtttttgtttgccttttttgtgcttttttgctTTCACTGTTAACCACTTGTCATAAAATGTGCTTTAcaaaatgatgcatttattaTAAAGTGTCCCTGACATCCACAAACTTCTACGTCACACTGAAGTCCGAAATTACACACTAAAATATTTTAGTAAGCTTAAACAgtatgtgagattttttttaagtacgtCTGAAACCGTAGTTTGAAACAAAAAGTATGTGAACGACACATTTTTCTGTTACTTTTGGTTGTATACCAGTAATTTGAAGTTCGTTGCTCTTTAAAAAGAGTGTACTTGAATTATTATGCTATTATTTAGATTATCATTATCTCGGTGGCATTAAATTGACTTACAATAACTTTATCATATCATCCAACAAAGTGTGGTAATCGTGACAGGCCTTTATATCGGACTTCAACAGATTTTCCTGGACAAAAAAAGCGTCAGTTACCAGATAATGGAAACGTAGAAATGGATGCTTCAGGTTGTATTTACGCCTTTGAGACACACCTGAGAAGTGAGCCTTTAGGGagctgaaccctaaccctaaaaaacaACCCTAAACACAATCTAGACACGATGTTgggtaaaaaaaaggatatgaTGTTGTGTGACAGTAGCTGCTTTTTATCCATAAGCAAGTGATTTCCTTCTTATTAACTAGTTGTACTTTCATGAGCACATTCCCTCTTTGGTCTGACatcactgtgtctgtctgttgttCTGCCTGACAGTAACCACAATGGCTCGACCCCTCTGGTGCTGGCGAAGAGACGCGGCGTCAACAAGGACGCCATCCGTCTGCTGGAGGGactggaggagcaggaggtgaaGGGGTTCAACAGAGGAGCGCACTCCAAGCTGGAGACGATGCAGATGGCGGACAGCGAGAGGTAGGACTGTGTGGGGGAATGTGAGAGTGGGGAAGCATTCAGTGTTCGAAACGGTTCCAGCTTAAGTCCCGCCTCCGACTAAACCAGGGGTCTGCAACCTGcagctccggagccacatgtggctcttcaggccatctgcagtggctccctgtggctgtgacaaagaaattaaatgtataaatgaattaattccttacatttaaattttcattcttcattggtgtaggcccaaagcgaTTTGTATTCTACAATTGTAAAATATGTGTAGCTTAAATacggcattaaaaaaatgtttcatcaactaaaatgtgcatcatagcttaccaCAGTCTATGGCCTGCTGCCTTaacctctacattttgccaacttcatatctttttctgtatttccatttctattctaaatctcctgagatattttctttggtgtccagcctctcatttgcactcgggtcctcgctgcattctgacaaaatcatattaataaatgctcattatgacctattagtaatattagcaggctaatttagactaGTATGATGTCTTTTACAGGACGGTGAGAGGTAGGACTGTGTGGGGGAATATGAGAGTGGGGAAGCATACTCGGTGTTCAAACCGGAACAATCCGGTTGTGAAAGTGTTGGAGTGCTGTTCGCCTCGTGCTGCAcatgctgttttgtttgttttatctgagtaaattttaaaaaattgagcTCGTTCTTGTGCAAACAACCAACAGGAAAGAAAACTGAGTGGCTTTTATTAAGAGCCATTGGTGGACAGAAAGAGCACAAGATTTAAACGCACATGATAAAACGATAAAACGTCTACAAGGTgaaagataaaaatgtaaaattgagaaaataaaatgaacaattgaCAAAGAAATCAGCTCTTCATGCCCTCGTCTGTCATCCTGCTCTACAGCTGGTTCTCCACTCTTAACATTACAAACAAAAAGCCATAAAATCTGAACGTACAACCATCCATCACACACAGTGAAGCTGGTGAGCAGCTAGTCCCACTTTGTGTTTTCACCCAGTGTTTCTTTGCTTTGAGTTGCAGCAGATGGGCTATAGACGTGTATCAGGACTCTGGTTTTATTTGATCATTATTGCCAATGTTGGCTGCATTTGTCACCTTGCTCTTTCTGACTGGTTTgaccatttaaaatgtataataatctTATTAAGGACAATGTTGCAGAATCTCAGACTGAAGTCACAGTTATATGAGACAAAAGGAGGATTTATCATCATGTCCAGATGTTTTTAACCAGGGCGGCTTAAAAGATAATTCTTTTTACCTTCTATTGTCAGTGCAGGGCGGCATCCTCAAtgttcattaatttattcatatatttttattgtagtgGCCTTGTCTATACTTTTTCATCTGCAAGTACTAACTAAAACAACACGTCTTGTATTGAGTTACATGTAAATGCTTTAAAGACAATTGTACTAGAAGAggcagaatatgttttatttttttaaccctttgatgcacaacatgggtctaaagtgacccgatagagtttttatgttctatttctttgcaataaattattttcatcattcagtattccaggctttcctcaattagtttgtttttgatcatcatacatcctaattttatgttttcctttattcaatttttaataaagtccctttttgtgtcactacccttgtaatgcacaacatgggtcaaaaatgacccatatccattttgcaagctaagtagcttgctaagctaactacttagctaacttcttggctaagtatttaactaagtagcctgctaagctaaatacttagctaatttcttggctaagtagttagcttagcaagctacttagccaagtagttagctgtaacaatacaaaacctttttttcttcataaagtatgagaggcaaaatggaaataatgatctgttgttatcaaaaacaagatatttaaaattaaaataaggtgatatcaaaagatagagcacagaaacacacagcc
Encoded proteins:
- the ankrd46b gene encoding ankyrin repeat domain-containing protein 46, whose translation is MSYVFINDSSQTNVPLLQACIDGDLPFAKRLLETGCDPNIRDNRGRTGLHLAAARGNVDICRLLHKFGADLLATDYQGNTALHLCGHVDTIQFLVSNGLKIDICNHNGSTPLVLAKRRGVNKDAIRLLEGLEEQEVKGFNRGAHSKLETMQMADSESAMESHSLLNPNLQSSEGVLSSFRTTWQEFVEDLGFWRVLLLLVVIALLSLGIAYYVSGVLPFSTSQLELVH